A region from the Vibrio navarrensis genome encodes:
- the trmB gene encoding tRNA (guanosine(46)-N7)-methyltransferase TrmB, with translation MSEVTTNEFNEDGKLIRKIRSFVRREGRLTKGQENAMKECWPTMGIDYQAQLLDWKEVFGNDNPVVLEIGFGMGASLVEMAKNAPEKNFFGIEVHSPGVGACLSDAREAGLTNLRVMCHDAVEVFEHMIPNDSLATLQLFFPDPWHKKRHHKRRIVQLEFAEMVRQKLIPNEGIFHMATDWENYAEHMIEVMNQAPGFANIAQEGDYIPRPEERPLTKFEARGHRLGHGVWDIKYKRTN, from the coding sequence ATGAGTGAAGTGACCACTAACGAATTCAATGAAGACGGTAAGTTGATCCGTAAGATACGCAGTTTTGTTCGTCGCGAAGGCCGTTTAACCAAAGGTCAAGAGAATGCGATGAAAGAGTGCTGGCCGACAATGGGTATCGACTACCAAGCACAACTTCTTGATTGGAAAGAGGTCTTTGGTAACGACAATCCAGTGGTTCTTGAAATCGGCTTCGGCATGGGCGCTTCGCTGGTCGAAATGGCGAAAAACGCGCCGGAGAAAAACTTCTTTGGTATCGAAGTGCACAGCCCAGGTGTTGGTGCGTGTCTGTCGGATGCACGCGAAGCGGGCCTGACCAATTTGCGCGTAATGTGCCATGATGCGGTGGAAGTGTTTGAACACATGATCCCCAATGACAGCTTGGCGACGCTGCAACTGTTTTTCCCTGATCCGTGGCACAAAAAGCGTCACCATAAGCGCCGCATTGTGCAGCTTGAGTTCGCCGAAATGGTACGCCAGAAATTGATCCCGAATGAAGGGATTTTCCACATGGCGACAGATTGGGAAAACTACGCAGAGCACATGATTGAAGTGATGAATCAAGCGCCCGGTTTTGCCAATATCGCACAGGAAGGTGACTACATTCCGCGTCCAGAAGAGCGTCCTTTGACTAAGTTTGAAGCGCGTGGACATCGTTTAGGTCACGGTGTGTGGGAC
- the mutY gene encoding A/G-specific adenine glycosylase — MTPFANAILKWYDAYGRKNLPWQQNKTAYSVWLSEIMLQQTQVATVIPYYQRFLQRFPTVTDLANAEQDEVLHLWTGLGYYARARNLHKAAKIVAQQYQGEFPTDIEQMNALPGIGRSTAAAVLSSVYKQPHAILDGNVKRTLSRAFAVEGWSGQKAVENQLWQLAEAHTPQQDVDKYNQAMMDMGAMICTRSKPKCSLCPVADLCLAQKQGNPLDYPGKKPKKEKPTKQTWFVMLHHDNQVWLEQRPQSGIWGGLFCFPQQPENDLSDLLAKRGIRDEHIRTQQTLIAFRHTFSHYHLDITPILLDLSKQPNVIMEAGNGLWYNLAQPETIGLAAPVKQLLESLPHELR; from the coding sequence GTGACCCCTTTTGCTAATGCCATTTTGAAATGGTACGACGCCTATGGAAGAAAAAATCTCCCTTGGCAACAGAACAAAACTGCCTACAGCGTCTGGCTGTCGGAGATCATGCTGCAACAGACACAAGTTGCGACCGTGATCCCTTATTATCAACGCTTTTTGCAACGTTTCCCGACCGTGACCGATCTGGCTAACGCCGAGCAAGATGAAGTCTTGCATCTGTGGACTGGGCTTGGTTACTACGCGCGGGCGCGCAACCTGCACAAAGCGGCCAAAATCGTCGCGCAGCAATATCAAGGCGAGTTTCCCACCGATATTGAACAGATGAACGCCCTGCCGGGCATTGGCCGTTCTACCGCAGCAGCGGTGCTCTCTTCTGTTTATAAGCAGCCACATGCCATTCTTGATGGCAATGTGAAACGCACCTTATCTCGCGCCTTTGCCGTTGAAGGTTGGTCTGGGCAAAAAGCGGTTGAGAATCAGCTTTGGCAGCTCGCCGAAGCGCATACACCGCAGCAAGATGTCGATAAATACAATCAAGCGATGATGGATATGGGCGCGATGATCTGCACGCGCAGCAAACCCAAATGCAGCTTGTGCCCGGTAGCGGATTTGTGTCTCGCCCAAAAACAAGGCAACCCACTCGATTATCCCGGCAAAAAGCCGAAAAAAGAGAAACCGACCAAGCAAACTTGGTTTGTAATGTTGCATCACGACAATCAAGTGTGGCTAGAGCAGCGACCGCAAAGCGGAATCTGGGGCGGGCTGTTTTGTTTCCCGCAACAACCAGAGAATGACCTGAGCGATTTGTTGGCCAAACGTGGTATCCGTGACGAGCACATTCGTACCCAGCAAACCCTGATCGCGTTTCGCCATACCTTTAGCCACTATCACCTCGATATCACGCCGATTCTGTTGGATTTATCAAAGCAACCCAATGTGATAATGGAAGCGGGCAACGGTCTTTGGTATAACTTAGCTCAACCCGAAACCATAGGTCTGGCGGCTCCGGTCAAACAGCTACTGGAAAGCCTGCCCCATGAACTTCGTTAA
- a CDS encoding oxidative damage protection protein — MSRTVFCARLNKEAEGLDFQLYPGELGKRIFDTISKEAWGQWQHKQTMLINEKKLNMMDPEHRKLLETEMVNFLFEGKEVHIEGYTPPSQ; from the coding sequence ATGAGCCGCACTGTTTTTTGTGCTCGTCTAAACAAAGAGGCTGAAGGCCTAGATTTTCAACTTTACCCGGGCGAGTTGGGTAAACGTATTTTCGATACCATTTCCAAAGAAGCTTGGGGGCAGTGGCAGCATAAACAAACCATGCTGATCAACGAGAAAAAGCTCAATATGATGGATCCAGAACATCGCAAACTGCTCGAAACCGAAATGGTGAACTTCCTGTTTGAAGGCAAAGAAGTGCATATCGAAGGCTATACTCCACCAAGTCAATAA